GGGCGGGCACGGTCTCGGCGATGTTGAGGTAGAACGGCACATTCCACGGCGTGATGGCGCCGACGACGCCGACGGCCTCGTAGTGCAGCTTGCGCCGCGCGGGGCCCAGCGGAGTGTCGTGGACGCCGTTGTCCACGAGGTACTCGAACTTCCGGCCGTGTTCGGTCCAGTGCTTGACCTCTTCGATGGGGCTCTCGATCTGGCTGCCGGTGACGCTGACCGGGCAGCCCACCTCGGTGATCAGGACTCGGCGCAGGTGTTCCTTGTTGCGCTCGAGTGCCTCATGCAACTGGGTCAGGCAGTGCACCCGGAAATCGAGGTCACGCGACCAGTCGGTCTCGTCGAAGGCACGCCGGGCGGCGGCCACCGCGCGGCCCATGTCATCGACCGTGCCGTCGGCCGCCTGGCCCGCCACCTGCTCGCTGGCCGGATGGACGACGTCGAATGTCGCGCCGCCAGCGGTCTGGACCAGTTCGCCGTCGATGAGCATGCGCGGATCTCCGGCGAGCACTCCCTGCTCGGCCTGCACAGCAGTCACTTTTGTCCCTTCAGTTCGCACGACGGTGCGAAAATGGTTGTGCCACCTGGTTTTCTGTGTCGACAGTACTGAAAGTCTCTCTACAGTTATAGAGAATCGCGGAAATTGGCCGAACTTTCCTCCCCGACGCCGCGAACGATCCCGGAGATCAGCGAGTCGAGTTCGGTGGCGGTGTGGAACCTCCGGTCCCCGGACGCGCAGGCGAGCATCACGCCGCCAATGAACATCTGGACGGTGTAGGTCTGGGCGTCGATGAGCGCGGCGTCGACGTCGGCACCTTCGGGCTGCAGTCGCACGACCGCATCACGGATCAACGCCGTGAAGTCGTCGGTGTAGCGGCGCAGGGCTTTGGCCAGTTCGGGATCCCGCGGGCTCTGTAGCGCCAGTTCGTTGCGCGCTTTGGTTCTGGTCAGGCGCGCCCCGTTGACCGAGCGGAACACCAGGGTGGCCAGGCCCGACGGCTGCGAGGACGGGTCGGTGCGGCGGGTCGCCGCAGTCAGGTCCTTGAGGTCCAACTCGGCGATGCGCTCGGCGACCGCGCGAAGCAGTGCCGAACTGGTGCGGAAGTAGAAGGACGTGGTGCCGTCGGGCAGGCCTGCCTTGCGATCCACCTTCAGGTGCGTCGCACTCTTGACGCCGTCGTCGGCCAGCAGCTGGATCGCCGCGTCGCACAGCGTCCGGCGGCGCTGCTCGGGGTTGGGGCTTCGTCGCATCGTGAGGATGAACTCTAGCGACCAACATCGCCGATTGTGGGTACATCGGGCTCAATTGACTCTATTGTCGTAGAGTCGCGCCGTCCGGCGCCCGGCCTGCCCCCGAAAGGTTCAGCAATGAAATTCGTCTTCGCGCTGCCCCATATGCTGCGACTCAAGGCCATGATGCAGCCGTGGGAGGCCGAGGTGACCGGGGCAGACCAGACCCGGATGGCACGCCGCGCGGA
The DNA window shown above is from Mycolicibacterium confluentis and carries:
- a CDS encoding TetR/AcrR family transcriptional regulator, whose protein sequence is MRRSPNPEQRRRTLCDAAIQLLADDGVKSATHLKVDRKAGLPDGTTSFYFRTSSALLRAVAERIAELDLKDLTAATRRTDPSSQPSGLATLVFRSVNGARLTRTKARNELALQSPRDPELAKALRRYTDDFTALIRDAVVRLQPEGADVDAALIDAQTYTVQMFIGGVMLACASGDRRFHTATELDSLISGIVRGVGEESSANFRDSL